A genomic segment from Barrientosiimonas humi encodes:
- a CDS encoding DnaJ C-terminal domain-containing protein: protein MASQDWFEKDFYSVLGVPQDASESDIKKAYRKLARKWHPDKNPGDAAAEQKFKEIGEANAVLSDPEKRQEYDAVRQMVRGGARFTAGAGGPGGGGGAGGFEDIFSAFGAGGPGGPGGTRVRYSTGGGAEGISLEDLLSGLGGQGGSPFGGAFGGGRGGYSDYGGYSEYGAPAGPRPGRDVEANASLSFRQAASGDTVTLRDSDGKTVTARIPAGVKDGQKVRLRGKGEPGQPGAKAGDLILHVSVEPHPVFGRDGRNLTVDLPVTFAEAALGATVEVPTLDGKPVKVRVAPGTPSGRVLRVKGRGIKTGKGTGDLLAKVQVVVPQRLTDEATKAVEALRDQEQQEGLDPRSDLLEKATR, encoded by the coding sequence ATGGCGAGTCAAGACTGGTTCGAGAAGGACTTCTACTCCGTTCTCGGCGTCCCGCAGGACGCGTCCGAGAGCGACATCAAGAAGGCCTATCGCAAGCTGGCCCGCAAGTGGCACCCCGACAAGAACCCGGGTGACGCCGCGGCCGAGCAGAAGTTCAAGGAGATCGGCGAGGCCAACGCGGTCCTGTCCGACCCCGAGAAGCGCCAGGAGTACGACGCCGTACGCCAGATGGTCCGCGGCGGTGCCCGGTTCACCGCGGGTGCCGGAGGGCCCGGCGGTGGCGGCGGCGCCGGTGGCTTCGAGGACATCTTCAGCGCCTTCGGTGCCGGCGGTCCGGGTGGCCCGGGCGGCACCCGCGTGCGCTACTCCACCGGTGGCGGTGCCGAGGGCATCAGCCTGGAGGACCTGCTGTCCGGCCTCGGCGGTCAGGGCGGCTCGCCGTTCGGCGGGGCGTTCGGCGGCGGCCGTGGTGGCTACTCCGACTACGGCGGCTACTCCGAGTACGGCGCCCCCGCCGGCCCGCGACCCGGCCGCGACGTCGAGGCCAACGCCTCGTTGTCGTTCCGCCAGGCCGCGTCCGGTGACACCGTGACGCTGCGCGACTCCGACGGCAAGACCGTCACCGCGCGCATCCCGGCGGGCGTCAAGGACGGGCAGAAGGTCCGGCTGCGCGGCAAGGGCGAGCCGGGTCAGCCCGGCGCCAAGGCCGGCGACCTGATCCTGCACGTCTCGGTCGAGCCGCACCCGGTGTTCGGCCGCGACGGGCGCAACCTCACCGTCGACCTGCCGGTCACCTTCGCCGAGGCCGCGCTGGGCGCGACCGTGGAGGTGCCGACGCTCGACGGCAAGCCCGTCAAGGTGCGCGTCGCGCCCGGCACCCCCAGCGGTCGCGTGCTGCGCGTCAAGGGCCGCGGCATCAAGACCGGCAAGGGCACCGGCGACCTGCTCGCCAAGGTGCAGGTCGTGGTGCCGCAGCGCCTCACCGACGAGGCCACCAAGGCCGTCGAGGCGCTGCGCGACCAGGAGCAGCAGGAGGGGCTCGACCCGCGGTCCGACCTGCTGGAGAAGGCCACGCGATGA
- a CDS encoding nucleotide exchange factor GrpE: protein MTDAYSSAGSQEPAEDDGRPVIRDKRRIDPQTGKVRDSGAAEGDSAVSQQNPEPGPEQPVDPTGQQAPGSTPQPEAPAGAPGSGPAQGETDVQNEGGADERAAELQDQLLREKAAFHNYRELMKRERPKDRDAAIGSVVEALLPVMDDIHLAREHGDLAEGTPFAKIADKLESTLTRFGVQSIGAKGEAFDPTLHEALMHVQADLPEGSEGTTVVQVMQPGYKIGDRVVRAARVSVADPA from the coding sequence GTGACCGACGCCTACTCCTCCGCCGGCTCCCAGGAGCCGGCGGAGGACGACGGCCGCCCCGTCATCCGCGACAAGCGCCGCATCGACCCGCAGACTGGGAAGGTGCGCGACAGCGGTGCGGCAGAAGGAGATTCGGCTGTGAGCCAGCAGAACCCCGAGCCCGGGCCCGAGCAGCCGGTCGACCCGACCGGTCAGCAGGCCCCCGGCTCCACCCCCCAGCCCGAGGCGCCGGCCGGCGCCCCGGGGAGCGGTCCCGCCCAGGGCGAGACCGACGTACAGAACGAGGGCGGTGCCGACGAGCGCGCCGCCGAGCTGCAGGACCAGCTGCTGCGCGAGAAGGCGGCCTTCCACAACTACCGCGAGCTGATGAAGCGGGAGCGGCCCAAGGACCGCGACGCCGCGATCGGCTCGGTGGTCGAGGCGCTGCTGCCGGTGATGGACGACATCCACCTCGCGCGCGAGCACGGCGACCTGGCCGAGGGCACGCCCTTCGCGAAGATCGCCGACAAGCTCGAGTCGACGCTCACCCGCTTCGGCGTGCAGAGCATCGGCGCCAAGGGCGAGGCGTTCGACCCGACGCTGCACGAGGCGCTCATGCACGTGCAGGCCGACCTGCCCGAGGGCAGCGAGGGCACCACGGTCGTGCAGGTCATGCAGCCGGGCTACAAGATCGGCGACCGCGTCGTCCGCGCTGCGCGGGTGAGCGTGGCCGACCCGGCCTGA
- the dnaK gene encoding molecular chaperone DnaK: protein MGRAVGIDLGTTNSAVAFLDGNDPEIIANAEGGRTTPSVVAFGKNNDVLVGEIAKRQAVTNVDRTIRSVKRHMGTDWSTEIDGKKYTAQEISARILQKLKQDAEAFLNEPVTDAVITVPAYFDDAERQATKEAGEIAGLNVLRIINEPTAAALAYGLDKGKEDELILVFDLGGGTFDVSLLEVGKDPEDGFSTIQVRATNGDNKLGGDDWDQAVVDHLLRQVKNSTGVDLSKDKIAMQRLRDAAEQAKKELSSATTTNVSLQYLSMGENGPIHLDESISRAQFEQQLTKDLLERTKKPFEQVIQDAGIKVSDIDHVVLVGGSTRMPAVAQVVKDLTGKEPNKGVNADEVVAVGAALQAGVLTGDKKDVLLIDVTPLSLGIETKGGIFTKLIERNTAIPTKRSEVFSTAEDNQPSVDIQVFQGEREIAKANKLLGNFELSGIAPAPRGVPQIEVTFDIDANGIVHVSAKDRGTNKEASIQITGGSALPKEDIERMVREAEEHAAEDKKRREETEARNTAEQLVYSTEKFLSDSGDKVPAENKTEVENAIQELKDALKDESTPADQIQAKATALSDASQKMGAAVYAQSEGQADGQPAGGTSGAADADDAGSSASSDDDVVDAEVIDDDEADKK, encoded by the coding sequence ATGGGACGTGCGGTAGGTATCGACCTCGGCACCACCAACTCGGCCGTCGCCTTCCTCGACGGCAACGACCCGGAGATCATCGCCAACGCCGAGGGCGGACGTACCACGCCCTCCGTCGTGGCCTTCGGGAAGAACAACGACGTGCTGGTCGGCGAGATCGCCAAGCGCCAGGCCGTCACCAACGTCGACCGGACCATCCGCTCCGTCAAGCGCCACATGGGCACCGACTGGAGCACCGAGATCGACGGCAAGAAGTACACCGCCCAGGAGATCTCCGCCCGCATCCTGCAGAAGCTGAAGCAGGACGCCGAGGCCTTCCTCAACGAGCCGGTGACCGACGCCGTCATCACCGTGCCGGCGTACTTCGACGACGCCGAGCGGCAGGCCACCAAGGAGGCCGGTGAGATCGCGGGCCTCAACGTCCTGCGCATCATCAACGAGCCCACCGCGGCCGCGCTGGCGTACGGCCTCGACAAGGGCAAGGAGGACGAGCTCATCCTCGTCTTCGACCTGGGTGGCGGCACGTTCGACGTCTCGCTGCTCGAGGTCGGCAAGGACCCCGAGGACGGCTTCTCCACCATCCAGGTGCGCGCCACCAACGGTGACAACAAGCTCGGCGGTGACGACTGGGACCAGGCGGTCGTCGACCACCTGCTGCGCCAGGTGAAGAACTCCACCGGCGTCGACCTGTCCAAGGACAAGATCGCGATGCAGCGTCTGCGCGACGCCGCGGAGCAGGCCAAGAAGGAGCTGTCCAGCGCGACGACCACCAACGTCTCGCTGCAGTACCTCTCGATGGGCGAGAACGGCCCGATCCACCTCGACGAGAGCATCTCGCGCGCGCAGTTCGAGCAGCAGCTCACCAAGGACCTGCTCGAGCGCACCAAGAAGCCCTTCGAGCAGGTGATCCAGGACGCCGGCATCAAGGTCTCCGACATCGACCACGTGGTCCTCGTCGGCGGCTCGACCCGCATGCCCGCCGTCGCCCAGGTCGTGAAGGACCTCACCGGCAAGGAGCCCAACAAGGGCGTCAACGCCGACGAGGTCGTGGCCGTGGGCGCCGCGCTGCAGGCCGGCGTGCTCACCGGTGACAAGAAGGACGTCCTGCTCATCGACGTCACGCCGCTGAGCCTCGGCATCGAGACCAAGGGCGGCATCTTCACCAAGCTCATCGAGCGCAACACCGCGATCCCGACCAAGCGGTCGGAGGTCTTCTCGACCGCCGAGGACAACCAGCCGTCGGTCGACATCCAGGTGTTCCAGGGTGAGCGCGAGATCGCCAAGGCGAACAAGCTGCTCGGCAACTTCGAGCTGTCCGGCATCGCGCCGGCCCCGCGTGGCGTGCCGCAGATCGAGGTCACCTTCGACATCGACGCCAACGGCATCGTGCACGTGTCGGCCAAGGACCGCGGCACCAACAAGGAGGCCTCGATCCAGATCACCGGCGGCTCGGCCCTCCCCAAGGAGGACATCGAGCGCATGGTGCGCGAGGCCGAGGAGCACGCGGCCGAGGACAAGAAGCGGCGTGAGGAGACCGAGGCCCGCAACACCGCGGAGCAGCTGGTCTACTCCACCGAGAAGTTCCTCTCCGACAGCGGCGACAAGGTCCCGGCCGAGAACAAGACCGAGGTCGAGAACGCGATCCAGGAGCTGAAGGACGCCCTCAAGGACGAGAGCACCCCGGCCGACCAGATCCAGGCCAAGGCGACGGCGCTGTCCGACGCCTCCCAGAAGATGGGGGCCGCGGTCTACGCGCAGTCCGAGGGCCAGGCCGACGGCCAGCCCGCGGGCGGTACGTCCGGCGCGGCCGACGCCGACGACGCCGGCTCGAGCGCCTCGTCCGACGACGATGTGGTCGACGCCGAGGTCATCGACGACGACGAGGCCGACAAGAAGTGA